The stretch of DNA TGATCGTTGTTTAATTTAAAACACGTTTTTTCAAAAATTCCGGGCGACAGGGGGGGTCGAGTAGGAATTCGAGATGCCCGGAAAAATATCGCCTTAGCCCCCATATATGGTGCTATAAAAATTTTAAACCCCCAATATATTGGGTCTCCTTCAAATAATTTCCGGGCGAAACGGGGTTTTTTAGCAAAACCAAATTGCCCGGAATGCATCAATTCCGCAAGATATGGGAAAAACTTCAAAAAATATGGTATAATACCGGTAGATGTTGCAGGTGAAATACAAAATGAGCCCTTCGGGGCATTGAAACCTTATAACGATTTTGGGTCATGGGTAGCTCCTTTCAAGGGTGAAATACAAAATGAGCCCTTCGGGGCATTGAAACATATCCAGTCCATTGCTTTTCTCCTTTTTGCGTATGGGTGAAATACAAAATGAGCCCTTCGGGGCATTGAAACGTTCACGCTCATAATTTGCTCCTTTCTGTGTTTAGAGAATTAAGGTGAAATACAAAATGAGCCCTTCGGGGCATTGAAACACTGCCAGCACCAGCAACCCCGTAGCGCAATGCTTTTTCGGTGAAATACAAAATGAGCCCTTCGGGGCATTGAAACCCGAATCCCAAATACTACTCATAACATTTTCCTTTCGGTGAAATACAAAATGAGCCCTTCGGGGCATTGAAACAATTCTATTCCGTCGTGGTCTCGCCACGCCCCAGCGGGCAGGGTGAAATACAAAATGAGCCCTTCGGGGCATTGAAACGTGAAGGTTCTATAAAACTCGTTCACGGCTTGTGTGTTCAGGTGGTGAAATACAAAATGAGCCCTTCGGGGCATTGAAACTTATCAATCTCGATCCAAATGGCATTGGATGCCGCTTTGGTGAAATACAAAATGAGCCCTTCGGGGCATTGAAACTGTTAACCATGTGTCTTTCCCGTCCATGACGGGTTCCAGCGCGGTGAAATACAAAATGAGCCCTTCGGGGCATTGAAACTTTCTTTTTATTGAATCTCTTGACAAGGGTTTTGTAGGGTGAAATACAAAATGAGCCCTTCGGGGCATTGAAACTACACAAAGGCGTCATGGTAAATCCGGTACTGGAACAACCAGGTGAAATACAAAATGAGCCCTTCGGGGCATTGAAACGAGATACTGGTCAGGTTGCGGATGAACCCGACCTCGTGGTGAAATACAAAATGAGCCCTTCGGGGCATTGAAACTGCTTCTGGTCTACTCTTTTTGGCTTGTCTAAACTTGTTTTGGTGAAATACAAAATGAGCCCTTCGGGGCATTGAAACCATCACGCTAAAGATATACCCCTGGGCGTGTTGACTGCGGTGAAATACAAAATGAGCCCTTCGGGGCATTGAAACTATACATAACATCACCTCCAGGTGGTGGCTCTACGGGTGGAGTAGGTGAAATACAAAATGAGCCCTTCGGGGCATTGAAACGCTCTGTCACGAAACTCCGATTCACGTTCCTTCTCGATATTGATGCATTTGGTGAAATACAAAATGAGCCCTTCGGGGCATTGAAACCGTGAGGCAATCGAATATAAACATGCACGCCCCGCGCCGTTGGTGAAATACAAAATGAGCCCTTCGGGGCATTGAAACCTGGCTCGTCCACCTTCAACCAGTGTAGCAAATCACCATACGGGTGAAATACAAAATGAGCCCTTCGGGGCATTGAAACGGTTTTCAGGTCAAAAAATAGAATATCTCTCATGATAGGTGAAATACAAAATGAGCCCTTCGGGGCATTGAAACTCTGCCCAGAGGTGAGTATTTCATATTGATATACTCCGGTGAAATACAAAATGAGCCCTTCGGGGCATTGAAACTGGGGAAGGATGAAGTCGAGGTAAACTCCATCCAAGGGTGAAATACAAAATGAGCCCTTCGGGGCATTGAAACTGACGGACGGATATGATTTTGTCTCGCACTCGCAGGGGTGAAATACACAATGAGCCCTTCGGGGCATTGAAACTCGGATATTGAAATACCCATGCACCTTTTTCGTACTTTGGTGAAATACACAATGAGCCCTTCGGGGCATTGAAACATCGCTGGCATTTACCTCTACCTCCGCCGTTTTGGACGGAGGTGAAATACACAATGAGCCCTTCGGGGCATTGAAACGAGTCATCGTCCAGATATTTGGGTTTTTTCTTTAACCCAAGGTGAAATACACAATGAGCCCTTCGGGGCATTGAAACTCAAAGCTTTTTTTATTCACACTTTTTATCATAGGTCCGAGCGGATGGGTTGAGATGGTTATGTTTTCCTGTCGGTTAGAAAAATTTTTTATATGGTGTGGCATAAAACCATTTTTTGTAAAATGAGTATTTGTGTTGTTGAAATAGATTGTTTAACTAAAACATTACAAGAAACCGATAAACACCAGAATCTGAGGTATAAAATGAAATTCCCATCAATGTGGATTATTCGTGCAGGCAAGAATGATATTGCAAAAGACATCTTCTTAACCAAAAATCGTATTGCTATTGGGTGGCCAAAAATGGGTGATTTGTCCCAATTGAAACCAAATCGGGATAGTTTTAAACAGTCATTATCAGAAGCTTACCCTGAAACGAAGGTCGGTGCGATTCCAAATACAGCGGGGCAACTGTATCGATTTGTTCACAAAATGATAATCGGAGATCTGATAGTTTTTCCGCCCATCACGGAGCAAATGGTGCATATTGGTTTAATTTTGGGAGATTATCTTTATTCACCTGATGTCTCTTTAGATTTTCCCAATCAAAGGAAAGTTTTCTGGCTGAAAACTGTGCCTAAAAACATGTTTTCTCAAGCCGCATTATCTGCAATTAAACCTCCAAGGACCTTGTTTAAGGTGATAAATCATTCAAACGAGTTCATTGTCGTTTTAGAAGAAGAGCCCATGTCCGCTCAAACAAAGCGTGATGGAACTTTAACAAGTATTGTTGATAACATCAAACAAATCACTAATAATTTTGTGAGAAAAACATTGGTTGAAGAATTAAAAGGGTGCTCTTTCATAGAATTTATTGCCCATGTTCTGGAAAAGCTAGGATACCATGTCCTCTTGCCCCAAACTGGGCAGGATCAAGAGATTGACATTGTCGCACAAAAAGTTGAACTTGGTTTTGAATCCCCGATTATAAAAGTGCGAACAAAAAGTGGTGACTCAAAAATTGATCTATCTGAGGTTTCGCAATTGTTTAGAAATATTGGGGAAAAAGAATCTGGCTTATTTGTTACGCTGGGTGATTATACCGAGGAAGCCCTTCAATTCGCAGCTTTAAAAACAAATTTGCGTTTGATGAAGGGTAGTGAATTGATTAATCTGATCATGTCATATTATGAAGAACTTGAATCTCGGTACAAGGAAATTTTGCCTTTGAGAAAAGTATATTTTCCGGATGCCTTAGCAGATCAGGAAGATCAATTATGGAAAAAGCCCACTGGCTAGTGTGCTAACTTAAGAAGCGGGGTACTAGAATTATTTTTAATTAATTACCTGTTGGCTTGGATATTCGCCACGCGTAGAGATTGGATGTTTTTCATCCAATGCTCTTGTTTTTGGCATTATAAACCCTGCAAAATTCATCAGTTATAATGGGGGCATGGTGTCACTAGGTTTTATTACCCACAAAAGTATGTTTTTTGTAGTTGATATTATTTTTGCTGATTTGAAGAATAAATTGCTAATGATCGCAAATACGTCTATATCGTCGATGCGATTGGCCGGCATTAATTCTTAATCTTCATATTAACCCATCGAAGGGAGATTCCTATGGTTCATCTATCTGTCAGGCTTGCTTGGAACGATATCGGTTGGAATGGTTGTATCTGTAAAGAACCACACCTAAATGCCTCATGTATTGGTAACGAGACGATCCGAGATGAAAGGGACGATAACCTTGAGCGAGAATTCGCCGAAACACATATCTCAAAATTGGACGGCTGGAAACCACCGTGCTCTCGCGATATCCTGACTTATTCATCAATAGGAACGCAATTTACCCATAGCGATCCTTTGCATCGCAAGTTTCTGAAACCTGTCCAAGAAGAGGTCTCTCCCTATACATCTTTGCCAGCGCCTTATCGTTGGTTGCGAGAGGAAACTTTTAGAGATATCTGTGAAGCTGAAAACCTATCGATCCGCCTGGGTGATAACTCGGAAAAAACAACTGGATGGGTGTATGAGCCCGATCGGCAATTGGCATTATTAAACCAATACTGGGGGAAGATCAAAGAAGGCGAAGGGCATTCATTAATCTTCTTTTATGTAAAAGAAAATCCTGTTGATGAAGAATCTCCACGTTTAATCACCGGGGTGGGGCGGTTGAAGAAAGTGGGTCCACAGTTATTCTTTGAAGGGACTGATTCCTCACAAGGGCATCGATACCCAATTTGGACACGAGCAATAACTCAAGATTACCCCAATCAGGGTTTTCGCATTCCTTATCAAGAGTACATTCAGTTGGAGGAAGATCCCAAGCGGATTGCTTGTTATGTGCCTAGGGAATCGATCCTGCAATTCTCATTTGTTAGTGAACACATTACAGACGATCAAGCCGTTGGTATTCTTGAGCGCCTTATTCAATCAGTCCATGTTATCGATCAAGATAAAAAAGTCCCGGGTCCCTGGAAGAGACATCTGGAATGGCTGGATCGTTGCCTGGAGGATGTCTGGGCTAGTCGGGGACCATATCCGGGCATTGGTCCAGTACTAAATTACCTTGGATTTCCACAAGGGATGGCGTTTCACCGTATTGAATTGAGGAATTTTGTTAAAGAGGGCAAAGATCCCTGGCATTATGTGAAGGCGATCTTGAATGACCAACAACAACCCCCATTGAAGTATATGGAGTCTTTCAAGCAGGCAAAATTACGTTGGAAATCCTTTGGAAGGAAACCTGTTCGGCAAGAGCTGCTGGATACATTGGTGAAGTTTGAATTAACCTGTGAGCAGATCAGGCGTATTATGAATGTTGATGAGAGAAAGAATGCGGGTATCGTCGCTACCGATGAAGAGCTGATTGCGAATCCATATTTCATCTGTGAATCGGATTTGGGAAGTTTAAAATCAAATCCAATTTCTCTTGATACGATCGATCGGGGGATGCTTCCCGAGGGTAATTTTTCATATATTCTTTCAAGGTCAGAGCAGATCGCCCAAGATGATAGTCGCAGGGTTAGGGCGGTTGCTACAACAGTCTTAAAAGAAGCAGCCGAGTCTGGCGATACGGTACTTTCCGTTTCAGAACTTTTTGAGAAAATCAGGGCAAGATTTCCTGAACGACGAGAATGTAAACCCGATCGTGAAATTTTTGAAGCGGAAGCGGAATTTCATCGCCAGGTATTGTGGCTGTCTTTTGATGAGGAACCCATTCTGGCTGCTTTACGAAACTTGCGAGATTTTGAATCTGAAATAACAGAATTGATCAAGCGCCGGGTAAAAAGGACCAACTCACCTTCTACGCCACCTATTAATTGGGACGCAGCCTTGTCAGAGGCATTTGGCGAGCCTCGAACGGAGCGTGAAAAAGCAGCACATGCAGAAAAAATCCTGGCGCTTGAGACGCTCTTCACACAACGGATCAGTGTACTAACCGGTAGCGCAGGGACTGGCAAAACATCTGCATTGCGAGTCTTTTTAGACTGTCTTGAAAAATCAGAAGGAAGATTGAGTGTACGCCTTTTGGCACCAACTGGAAAAGCACGTGTACGCCTATCATCGGCAACAAAACGGAATTCCTTTACTATTCATCAGTTTCTCCTCAGTTTGGATTGGTTCCTGCCGGATATTTTTGTCTTAAAACCACAAGGCGGTGGACAGGTTGCACCCACAACAGTGATTATTGATGAGTGTTCAATGGTGCCTACAGATTTGATGGGTGTCTTGTTTCGGGCGATCAAAATGGATATGGTACAGCGTCTTGTTCTGGTGGGCGACCCCAACCAACTCCCGCCGATTGGGCCTGGCAGGCCATTTGTGGATATCATTAATTGGTTGCGTGAGAATCACCCACAATGTGTTGCTATGCTAAAAACGTCCATGCGGATCGCAGATGACTCTGATGTTGGTTTAGGTAAAAGCTGTGGTCTTGCTTTTGCTGATGGTTACAGGGATGACCTGATCAATCCAGCAGATGATGAAATCCTTTCAGATGTCGCCCGTGGAATTAAAAAAGAGGATCTGGAAGTTCATTTCTGGGACGATCAGGACGAACTTAAGGAAACTATTCGCAAGTGCCTCGCCGATGTTGGGATTGGCGATGAGGGGGATTATGCCAGCTTTAATCAATCATTGGGGATAACCTCAAAACCAGGGCAACAACCGCATTGGAAAGATGCTGAACGTTGGCAACTTTTGAGCCCTCTTAAAGGTAAAGGCTTTGGAACTGAAGAACTGAATCGCATGATCCAATTTGGTTATCGCCGTGGATTAATTACAGCCGCCCAAACAAAACCGAACATTCCCCGGCCTTTTGGTAATCAACAAATCGTCTGGTCAGATAAAGTCATTCAAATTAAGAACCAGAAGCGATTTGGGTGGCCAAGAGAAACAGGATTGGACTATGTTGCCAACGGCGAAATTGGAATAGTTACCGGCACCGGGAAAAAGCAAGACGGATCTTATCTTCAAGTGGGCTTTTCAACGCAAAATGGGGTGACCTATCGTTATTCTGGTGTTGAGGTTGAAAATGTGCTGGAATTGGCCTACGCCTTGACGGTGCATAAATCCCAGGGCAGCGATTTTGAAATTGTCTTCCTGATCATTCCGAAAGAAGCTCAGACACTTTCTCGCGAACTTGTCTATACCGGGTTGACTCGCTTTAGAAAAAAGCTTGTGTTATTGATTGAGGGAGACACAGGAACACTTGAAAAACTTCGGTTGCCTGAATATTCCGATACCCATCTAAGAAACACAATGATGTTCTCTTTATCTTTACGCGCGGAGGACGATCGAGTTCTTTATCCCGAATCGTTAATTCATCGGACATCTGTTGGTGTACCGGTTCGCAGCAAGTCCGAGGTGATTGTTGCTGACACGCTCACCCGGCTTGGAATTACCTGGGAGTATGAGCGAAAGCTCGCAACTCCTGGAGATCCAAGGAACTTCCGCTTGCCAGACTTCACCATAGGATATGAAGGTGACATTCTATATTGGGAGCATTTGGGCATGCTAACTGTTCCATCTTACCGAGAAGGTTGGGAGAGAAAGCGATGTTGGTATGAGGAACAAATGGGTATTCCGGTTATCGGTGAGGATGTCGAGGCTCCTCAGGTGGAGCCAGGACAATTCCCGATTGTGATCACCTCACGCGACAATGACGATGGTGGCATTGATGTGCCAAAAATAGAAGGTTTGATCAGAAAGTACATCCTTTTGGAAAATTAGCGATTTATCAGCGCCAAATTTCGAGTTTTTATATTATCATTGAGGGTGAGATGTTTTGATCTCCATAAGCACAATTGCTATGCAAAACCTTTCCAGGGGATGAACATTTCTAAAAATTAATGACGTATGAAAATGGACAAATACAATGGAAGATCGATTTTTCACCCAACCTGTCCTCAATTCCCCTTATGAATACCCTACTCGGCATTGGGAATTGGATGCGACCGGAC from Brevefilum fermentans encodes:
- a CDS encoding restriction endonuclease, with amino-acid sequence MKFPSMWIIRAGKNDIAKDIFLTKNRIAIGWPKMGDLSQLKPNRDSFKQSLSEAYPETKVGAIPNTAGQLYRFVHKMIIGDLIVFPPITEQMVHIGLILGDYLYSPDVSLDFPNQRKVFWLKTVPKNMFSQAALSAIKPPRTLFKVINHSNEFIVVLEEEPMSAQTKRDGTLTSIVDNIKQITNNFVRKTLVEELKGCSFIEFIAHVLEKLGYHVLLPQTGQDQEIDIVAQKVELGFESPIIKVRTKSGDSKIDLSEVSQLFRNIGEKESGLFVTLGDYTEEALQFAALKTNLRLMKGSELINLIMSYYEELESRYKEILPLRKVYFPDALADQEDQLWKKPTG
- a CDS encoding AAA family ATPase; its protein translation is MVHLSVRLAWNDIGWNGCICKEPHLNASCIGNETIRDERDDNLEREFAETHISKLDGWKPPCSRDILTYSSIGTQFTHSDPLHRKFLKPVQEEVSPYTSLPAPYRWLREETFRDICEAENLSIRLGDNSEKTTGWVYEPDRQLALLNQYWGKIKEGEGHSLIFFYVKENPVDEESPRLITGVGRLKKVGPQLFFEGTDSSQGHRYPIWTRAITQDYPNQGFRIPYQEYIQLEEDPKRIACYVPRESILQFSFVSEHITDDQAVGILERLIQSVHVIDQDKKVPGPWKRHLEWLDRCLEDVWASRGPYPGIGPVLNYLGFPQGMAFHRIELRNFVKEGKDPWHYVKAILNDQQQPPLKYMESFKQAKLRWKSFGRKPVRQELLDTLVKFELTCEQIRRIMNVDERKNAGIVATDEELIANPYFICESDLGSLKSNPISLDTIDRGMLPEGNFSYILSRSEQIAQDDSRRVRAVATTVLKEAAESGDTVLSVSELFEKIRARFPERRECKPDREIFEAEAEFHRQVLWLSFDEEPILAALRNLRDFESEITELIKRRVKRTNSPSTPPINWDAALSEAFGEPRTEREKAAHAEKILALETLFTQRISVLTGSAGTGKTSALRVFLDCLEKSEGRLSVRLLAPTGKARVRLSSATKRNSFTIHQFLLSLDWFLPDIFVLKPQGGGQVAPTTVIIDECSMVPTDLMGVLFRAIKMDMVQRLVLVGDPNQLPPIGPGRPFVDIINWLRENHPQCVAMLKTSMRIADDSDVGLGKSCGLAFADGYRDDLINPADDEILSDVARGIKKEDLEVHFWDDQDELKETIRKCLADVGIGDEGDYASFNQSLGITSKPGQQPHWKDAERWQLLSPLKGKGFGTEELNRMIQFGYRRGLITAAQTKPNIPRPFGNQQIVWSDKVIQIKNQKRFGWPRETGLDYVANGEIGIVTGTGKKQDGSYLQVGFSTQNGVTYRYSGVEVENVLELAYALTVHKSQGSDFEIVFLIIPKEAQTLSRELVYTGLTRFRKKLVLLIEGDTGTLEKLRLPEYSDTHLRNTMMFSLSLRAEDDRVLYPESLIHRTSVGVPVRSKSEVIVADTLTRLGITWEYERKLATPGDPRNFRLPDFTIGYEGDILYWEHLGMLTVPSYREGWERKRCWYEEQMGIPVIGEDVEAPQVEPGQFPIVITSRDNDDGGIDVPKIEGLIRKYILLEN